The Geomonas ferrireducens genome includes a window with the following:
- a CDS encoding TFIIB-type zinc ribbon-containing protein has product MKCPVCNDANLVMSERQGIEIDYCPQCRGIWLDRGELDKIIERSAIQPQQPQPQPQQQQQQQQQQYAPQPDYHHAQHHGHKPYRKKSFFEELFD; this is encoded by the coding sequence ATGAAGTGCCCCGTATGCAACGACGCAAACCTTGTCATGTCTGAACGTCAGGGGATTGAAATCGACTACTGTCCACAGTGCCGCGGCATTTGGCTTGATCGCGGGGAGCTCGACAAGATCATAGAGCGCTCTGCAATCCAGCCGCAGCAGCCCCAGCCCCAGCCCCAGCAGCAACAGCAACAGCAACAGCAACAGTACGCGCCACAACCCGATTATCACCATGCGCAGCACCACGGGCATAAGCCGTACCGTAAGAAATCATTTTTCGAAGAGCTCTTCGACTAA
- a CDS encoding TolC family protein: MGTTAFRGARLLLPVALCLLAASPVTAETQALSLRQAVETALSNNPDIDSLRKEAGIFDAASLRAGLLPNPTLEVEGATGALTGSSADNTLSLGISQELLLGDKRNKRSLVAERDMAAYRWQVLDRERTLKEQVQGAYYDALLARQRLALAYRSIDLNKQLLQVAEDRLNAGDIPELEMYLVQVELARSEGARIDIDRAYLEFSSRLFSLLALPHGEAPLLNGSLDAGTFKIANLTDLKRLALNRRPDLKAVDAAASKGDAEVALAEAEAIPNLTAGVALSREASSMEIGGVEGRETAYTVGLKFSMPIPLFDRNRAGVQEARAKRSSAEIRAKAAAVTVEREVESAWASLANAEKVVSLYKSSILRQLEENLKLTQEAYRLGEVGILAVIEEQKKFFEVSDSYLTALHARQMAMAKLESAVAADMNGGEQ; this comes from the coding sequence TTGGGAACAACTGCATTCAGGGGAGCGCGGCTTCTTCTGCCCGTGGCCCTTTGCCTTTTGGCAGCTTCACCCGTAACGGCTGAAACGCAGGCCCTTTCTCTGCGCCAGGCCGTTGAAACTGCGCTCAGTAACAACCCCGATATCGACTCTTTGCGCAAGGAGGCGGGCATTTTCGACGCCGCATCCTTGCGCGCCGGACTGCTTCCCAATCCGACCCTCGAGGTGGAGGGCGCAACTGGAGCCTTAACCGGCAGCAGTGCCGACAACACCCTCTCCCTCGGTATTTCCCAGGAACTTCTGCTTGGAGACAAGCGGAACAAGCGCAGTCTCGTCGCCGAGCGTGACATGGCCGCGTACCGCTGGCAGGTGCTCGACCGCGAGCGCACCCTAAAGGAGCAGGTGCAGGGTGCCTACTACGACGCGCTTCTCGCCCGACAGAGGCTCGCTCTGGCGTACCGTTCCATCGATCTGAACAAACAGTTGCTCCAGGTGGCGGAGGACCGTCTCAACGCAGGGGATATCCCGGAGCTTGAGATGTACCTGGTCCAGGTGGAACTTGCCCGCAGTGAGGGCGCCCGCATCGATATCGACCGTGCTTACCTCGAGTTCAGTTCAAGACTCTTCTCCCTGCTCGCTCTCCCTCACGGCGAAGCGCCTTTGCTGAACGGGAGCCTCGATGCCGGGACTTTCAAGATCGCGAACCTGACCGACCTGAAGCGCCTGGCCCTCAACCGTCGTCCTGACCTTAAGGCGGTCGATGCCGCAGCTAGTAAAGGTGATGCGGAGGTGGCACTCGCTGAAGCCGAGGCGATTCCCAACCTGACCGCAGGGGTCGCACTGTCTCGCGAGGCGAGTTCCATGGAAATTGGCGGCGTTGAGGGGAGAGAGACTGCCTACACGGTGGGCCTTAAGTTTTCCATGCCGATCCCGTTGTTCGACCGAAATCGCGCCGGGGTGCAGGAGGCGCGGGCGAAGCGCAGCAGTGCGGAGATCCGCGCGAAGGCCGCAGCCGTCACTGTCGAGCGTGAGGTGGAGAGCGCCTGGGCGAGCCTCGCCAACGCGGAAAAGGTCGTTTCGCTCTACAAGTCAAGCATCCTGCGTCAGCTTGAAGAGAACCTGAAGCTCACCCAGGAGGCCTACCGGCTGGGCGAGGTCGGCATCCTCGCGGTGATCGAGGAACAAAAGAAGTTTTTCGAGGTAAGCGACAGTTACCTGACCGCCCTGCATGCACGGCAGATGGCCATGGCGAAATTAGAATCGGCGGTAGCCGCTGACATGAACGGAGGTGAGCAGTGA
- a CDS encoding efflux RND transporter permease subunit — MLERTVAFMLKQKGMVIFLALVIVVFGFYSYLKLPVDAFPDVTNIQVEVVSHADGLSAEEIERNVTYPIETAMRGLPDIEQLRSVTKFGLSIVTVVFKDNVDIYFARQLVFERLAEAREKVPKGVEVSMGPIGTAMGEIYQYTLEGKMPKDPEGQRAYLTNLRTIQEWVLAPQLKGVPGVNEINSFGGYFKQYQVEVSPEKLLKFGVTVDDVYGAIGSNNSNVGGNVLERGTDQYIVRGVGLIQTTADIENIVLKSQGGTPVYLRDVAQVKIGEAVRMGAAIKDAQGEAVGGIVMMLRGENSRDVVARVAAKVKEINESNMLPDGIKIVPYYDRSDIVKSSVGTVNKALVEGALLVLVVLYLLLNSIRGSIVVLLALPLSLLVTFIVMKLTGITANLMSLGGLAISIGMIIDTTIIQVENVQRHLSEEGERQPKLVTVLKAVMEVRKPSIFGELIIALTFIPILTLEGIEGKMFGPLAITVAIALLSSLLLSIFIIPVLCSLFLKPQLEKESRIMVYAKEQYLPLLEYALNRRKVVLGIAGGLLVFSLFLVTRLGTEFMPIMDEGSFDMDIAMLPGVSLAKALDVNQQATQKLKKFEELDVVVGRIGQTGVALDTRGPDKTGYVGVFKPKELWKRDISKEELTNEMREELEKIPGISFGFSQPIQCRIDELVAGTRAQLIVKLFGDDLNVLRDKSAEIARVLAKVRGGTDLNTEKVSGQPYLTATIDRAKIARYGLNISDVQNVIEIAVAGKAASTFYEANRSFDITVRLPEEKRNSLEAIRNLLVTTKSGLNVPLEQLAEVKMVEGPVQISRQDGVRRIGIEMNVSGRDIGSFVAEAKEKIRSQVKLPPGYYLTWGGQFENQQRAMNRLMIIGPVAVALILLLLYVTFRSIRLAFLVIANLPFALIGGIFSLFLSGQYLSVPASVGFIVLFGVAVLNGLVLVSRIVQLREEGLSVDEAVRKGALDRLRPVLMTASIAIFSLVPMLLAGGTGSEIQKPLATVVVGGLITSTLLTLLIIPAVYGWFERKTQAE; from the coding sequence ATGCTTGAAAGAACAGTCGCATTCATGCTGAAGCAAAAGGGTATGGTCATCTTCCTCGCGTTGGTGATCGTCGTCTTCGGCTTCTATTCCTATCTGAAACTACCCGTAGATGCCTTCCCGGATGTCACCAACATCCAGGTGGAAGTGGTGAGCCACGCCGACGGGCTTTCGGCGGAGGAGATCGAGAGAAACGTAACCTATCCCATCGAGACGGCGATGCGGGGGCTTCCCGACATAGAACAGCTCCGCTCGGTAACCAAGTTCGGACTTTCCATCGTCACCGTCGTCTTCAAAGACAACGTCGACATCTATTTCGCCAGACAGCTGGTTTTTGAGCGGCTGGCCGAGGCCCGCGAAAAGGTACCCAAGGGAGTCGAGGTTTCCATGGGGCCGATCGGCACCGCGATGGGGGAGATCTACCAGTACACCCTCGAAGGTAAGATGCCCAAGGACCCCGAGGGGCAGCGCGCTTACCTTACCAACCTGCGCACCATCCAGGAATGGGTCCTCGCCCCGCAGCTAAAGGGGGTTCCCGGCGTCAACGAGATCAACTCGTTCGGCGGGTACTTCAAGCAGTACCAGGTGGAGGTCTCGCCCGAGAAGCTTTTGAAGTTCGGCGTGACGGTGGACGACGTCTACGGCGCGATCGGCAGCAACAACAGTAACGTGGGAGGCAACGTCCTCGAGCGCGGCACCGACCAGTACATCGTGCGCGGCGTCGGCCTCATCCAGACCACTGCAGACATCGAGAACATCGTCCTCAAATCTCAGGGGGGAACCCCGGTCTACCTGCGCGACGTGGCCCAGGTGAAAATCGGCGAGGCGGTCCGCATGGGTGCCGCGATAAAGGACGCACAGGGCGAGGCGGTCGGGGGCATCGTGATGATGCTCAGGGGCGAGAACAGCCGCGACGTCGTGGCGCGGGTCGCGGCCAAGGTAAAGGAGATCAACGAAAGCAACATGCTTCCCGACGGCATCAAGATAGTGCCGTACTACGACAGAAGCGACATCGTGAAGTCGAGCGTCGGCACCGTGAACAAGGCCCTCGTCGAGGGAGCGCTCCTCGTCCTCGTCGTGTTGTACCTCCTTTTGAACAGCATCCGGGGCAGCATCGTCGTGCTGCTCGCGCTGCCGCTGTCGCTTCTGGTCACCTTCATCGTGATGAAGCTTACCGGCATCACGGCGAACCTCATGTCACTGGGCGGCCTTGCCATCTCCATCGGCATGATCATCGACACCACCATCATCCAGGTTGAGAACGTGCAGCGCCACCTGAGCGAGGAGGGGGAGCGTCAGCCGAAACTCGTTACCGTTCTGAAGGCGGTCATGGAGGTGCGCAAGCCGAGCATCTTCGGGGAGCTCATCATCGCGCTCACCTTCATCCCGATTCTCACCCTGGAGGGGATCGAGGGGAAGATGTTCGGCCCCCTGGCCATCACCGTCGCCATCGCGCTCTTGTCCTCGCTGCTTTTGTCGATCTTTATCATCCCGGTGCTTTGCAGCCTGTTCCTCAAGCCGCAGCTCGAGAAGGAAAGCCGCATCATGGTGTACGCCAAGGAGCAGTATCTCCCGCTTCTGGAGTACGCGCTCAACCGCAGGAAGGTTGTGCTAGGCATCGCGGGGGGACTTCTCGTCTTCTCCCTCTTCCTCGTGACACGGCTTGGCACCGAGTTCATGCCGATCATGGACGAGGGCTCCTTCGACATGGACATCGCCATGCTGCCGGGCGTCTCCCTTGCTAAGGCGCTCGACGTGAATCAGCAGGCGACGCAGAAACTCAAGAAGTTCGAGGAGCTCGATGTGGTGGTCGGTCGCATCGGGCAGACCGGCGTGGCGCTCGATACCCGTGGCCCCGATAAGACCGGATACGTCGGGGTTTTCAAGCCGAAGGAGCTGTGGAAGCGCGACATTTCGAAGGAGGAGCTGACCAACGAGATGCGTGAAGAGCTGGAAAAGATCCCCGGGATCAGCTTCGGGTTCAGCCAGCCGATCCAGTGCCGCATAGATGAACTGGTTGCGGGAACGCGCGCGCAGCTCATCGTGAAGCTCTTCGGCGACGATCTGAACGTCTTACGCGACAAGTCTGCCGAGATCGCCAGGGTGCTCGCCAAGGTGCGCGGCGGCACCGACCTCAACACCGAAAAAGTCTCGGGACAGCCGTACCTGACCGCGACCATCGACCGGGCGAAGATCGCGCGCTACGGTCTCAACATAAGCGACGTGCAGAACGTGATCGAGATCGCGGTGGCAGGCAAGGCTGCCTCCACCTTCTACGAGGCGAACCGCAGCTTCGATATCACCGTGCGTCTCCCGGAGGAAAAGCGGAACTCGCTCGAAGCGATCCGGAACCTCCTCGTCACCACCAAGTCCGGGTTGAACGTGCCGCTGGAGCAACTCGCTGAAGTGAAGATGGTGGAAGGACCGGTGCAGATAAGCCGCCAGGACGGTGTCCGGCGCATCGGTATCGAGATGAACGTAAGCGGAAGAGATATCGGAAGTTTCGTTGCCGAAGCCAAAGAGAAGATCCGGTCGCAGGTAAAGCTGCCGCCGGGGTACTACCTCACCTGGGGCGGTCAGTTCGAGAACCAGCAACGGGCGATGAACCGGCTCATGATCATCGGACCGGTCGCGGTGGCGCTCATACTGCTTCTGCTCTACGTGACCTTTAGATCCATTCGTCTCGCCTTCCTCGTGATCGCTAACCTGCCGTTCGCCCTGATAGGCGGAATCTTCTCGCTGTTCCTCTCGGGGCAGTATCTATCAGTCCCGGCATCGGTCGGTTTCATCGTCCTTTTCGGCGTGGCGGTGCTGAACGGCCTAGTACTGGTCTCCCGGATCGTACAGTTGCGGGAGGAGGGGCTTTCGGTCGACGAGGCGGTGCGCAAGGGTGCCCTCGATCGTCTGCGGCCGGTGCTGATGACGGCTTCGATCGCTATTTTCAGTCTGGTGCCGATGCTCCTTGCCGGTGGAACCGGCTCAGAGATCCAGAAGCCGCTGGCAACGGTCGTCGTGGGCGGACTGATTACTTCGACGCTGCTCACTTTGTTGATAATCCCTGCTGTGTACGGGTGGTTTGAAAGGAAAACGCAGGCCGAATAG
- a CDS encoding efflux RND transporter periplasmic adaptor subunit — protein MNKKGIIIGLILAVALGGGVAYRLANSSTAAEHAEHAEAGHGEEKGEHAEGKEEKGHEGHDEHGAKLVKMSAEVQKQSGVVVAAAKKQQMAGMISATGKVEANADRIAHVSPRISGKVVAVRASLGDSVGAGQVLATLDSVELGEALSRYHQSKTRLSLAQSNMDRVKVLVDKKIAARKEILQAETDYKTAQTELHTDQERLELYGVSAGDLKAGRKPLLPVRSPISGVITEKHAIVGELADPAKSLYTVADLSSVWVMVDIHEKDLAKVRRGQTATVMVNAFPDAKFRGRVTYLADVVDEATRTIKARVEVANPGRKLKPEMFATVELAIAADAAAVLAVPEEAVQELEGKKLVFVAEGEGAFESRRVELGRASGGMVEVLYGLKEGERLAVKGGFVLKSELQKGEIEGHDH, from the coding sequence GTGAACAAGAAGGGAATCATCATAGGACTCATTCTGGCTGTCGCTCTTGGCGGCGGCGTTGCATACCGGCTGGCCAACTCCTCCACGGCAGCAGAGCACGCGGAACATGCGGAGGCAGGGCACGGCGAGGAAAAAGGCGAGCACGCCGAAGGGAAAGAGGAAAAGGGGCACGAAGGCCACGACGAGCACGGAGCAAAGCTCGTCAAGATGAGCGCAGAGGTGCAAAAGCAAAGCGGCGTGGTCGTCGCAGCCGCGAAAAAACAGCAGATGGCCGGCATGATCAGCGCGACCGGCAAGGTGGAGGCTAACGCCGACCGCATCGCCCACGTCTCTCCGCGCATCTCCGGAAAGGTCGTCGCGGTTCGCGCGTCCTTGGGAGACAGCGTGGGAGCTGGGCAGGTGCTTGCCACGCTCGACAGCGTCGAGCTCGGGGAGGCTTTAAGCCGCTACCACCAGTCGAAGACGCGGCTTTCACTGGCCCAGTCCAACATGGACCGGGTGAAGGTGCTGGTGGACAAGAAGATCGCGGCGCGCAAGGAGATCCTGCAGGCCGAGACCGACTACAAGACGGCACAGACGGAACTGCACACCGACCAGGAACGCCTGGAGCTGTACGGCGTCTCCGCGGGTGATCTCAAGGCAGGCAGAAAGCCGCTTCTACCGGTCCGTTCGCCGATTTCCGGCGTGATCACGGAAAAGCACGCCATCGTCGGCGAACTCGCCGATCCAGCCAAGAGTCTCTACACGGTCGCCGACCTCTCCTCGGTTTGGGTGATGGTGGATATCCACGAAAAAGATCTCGCCAAGGTGCGGCGCGGCCAGACGGCGACAGTGATGGTGAACGCCTTCCCCGATGCCAAGTTCCGGGGGCGTGTCACTTACCTCGCCGACGTCGTCGACGAAGCGACCCGAACCATAAAGGCCCGGGTGGAGGTGGCGAACCCGGGGCGCAAACTCAAGCCGGAGATGTTCGCCACCGTCGAGCTCGCCATAGCGGCTGACGCGGCAGCGGTGCTTGCGGTTCCCGAGGAGGCGGTCCAGGAACTGGAAGGTAAGAAGCTCGTTTTCGTCGCCGAGGGGGAAGGGGCGTTCGAGTCGCGCCGGGTTGAGCTTGGCCGCGCTTCCGGCGGCATGGTAGAGGTGCTCTACGGTCTCAAGGAAGGGGAACGCCTGGCGGTGAAGGGGGGCTTTGTCCTCAAGTCGGAATTGCAGAAAGGTGAAATCGAGGGACACGATCACTAA
- a CDS encoding TerC family protein: protein MDWFTDPQVWLALITLTALEIVLGIDNIIFISIQASKLPAAQQEKARLTGLGLAMFIRVALLFSLTWLMGLTTPLFSLFGNEISGRDLILLSGGLFLIWKSTMEIHEKLEGEEVVHASRVGATFGAVIVQILLLDIVFSLDSIITAIGMASQLFIMVAAVVIAVGFMMLFSGKISAFVERHPTIKMLALSFLLLIGVSLIGEGFGMHIPKGYIYFAMAFSVMVEMLNLRVRRGKPVKLHEPHLDTDRAGE, encoded by the coding sequence ATGGATTGGTTCACCGACCCGCAGGTCTGGTTGGCTCTCATTACGCTGACCGCGCTGGAGATCGTGCTCGGCATCGACAACATCATCTTCATCTCCATCCAGGCCAGCAAGCTCCCTGCGGCACAGCAGGAGAAGGCGAGGCTGACCGGCCTCGGCCTCGCCATGTTCATTCGCGTGGCACTTCTCTTCTCGCTTACCTGGCTCATGGGGCTTACTACGCCGCTTTTCAGTCTCTTCGGAAACGAGATCTCCGGCCGTGATCTGATCCTCCTAAGCGGCGGTCTCTTCCTCATCTGGAAGAGCACGATGGAAATTCACGAGAAGCTCGAAGGCGAAGAGGTCGTGCACGCCTCCAGGGTGGGTGCAACTTTTGGCGCCGTCATCGTGCAGATCCTGCTGCTAGACATCGTTTTCTCGCTCGATTCCATCATCACCGCCATCGGCATGGCGAGCCAGCTCTTCATAATGGTGGCTGCTGTAGTCATCGCAGTCGGATTCATGATGCTATTTTCCGGCAAGATCAGCGCCTTCGTGGAAAGGCACCCGACCATCAAGATGCTCGCCCTTAGCTTCCTTCTTTTGATCGGCGTTTCGCTCATAGGCGAGGGCTTCGGGATGCACATCCCCAAGGGGTACATCTATTTCGCGATGGCTTTCTCGGTCATGGTCGAGATGCTCAACCTGCGGGTGCGGCGGGGTAAACCTGTTAAACTGCATGAGCCGCATCTTGATACGGACAGGGCAGGGGAGTAG
- a CDS encoding branched-chain amino acid ABC transporter permease, which yields MFLQQLVNGVALGSVYALIALGYTMVYGIITLINFAHGEIFMVGAFVGLLLVAAFKVNVFVAIIGAMIFCMVMGVVIELIAYRPLRKSSRLSALISAIGVSIFLSSLALMVFGADAKGFPDGAFPVRQIKVGSADISTLQLLIIGVSAALMMGLEFIVQKTKIGKAMRATSEDYNTSALMGINVNRVISFTFALGSALAAAGGVLVGVLFNAVSFNMGLMAGLKAFAAAVLGGIGSIPGAMLGGLLLGVSEVFGVAIGYSSYRDAIAFTILVLVLLVKPTGLLGQKITKKV from the coding sequence ATGTTCCTACAACAGTTAGTAAACGGCGTGGCCTTAGGTAGCGTGTACGCGCTCATCGCTTTGGGCTACACCATGGTCTACGGCATCATCACTCTGATCAACTTCGCCCACGGCGAGATCTTCATGGTGGGCGCCTTCGTCGGCCTGCTCCTCGTCGCCGCATTCAAGGTGAACGTATTCGTTGCCATCATCGGCGCCATGATCTTCTGCATGGTGATGGGGGTGGTCATCGAACTGATCGCCTACCGTCCGCTCAGAAAGTCCTCCCGCCTCTCGGCGCTGATCTCGGCGATCGGTGTCTCCATCTTCCTCAGTTCGCTCGCCTTGATGGTGTTTGGCGCCGACGCGAAAGGGTTCCCTGACGGCGCCTTCCCGGTCCGGCAGATCAAGGTCGGCTCCGCTGACATCTCGACGCTGCAGCTCCTCATCATCGGGGTTTCCGCAGCGCTCATGATGGGGCTCGAGTTCATCGTCCAGAAGACCAAGATCGGCAAGGCGATGCGCGCCACCTCCGAGGATTACAACACCTCCGCGCTCATGGGGATCAACGTGAACCGCGTCATCTCCTTCACCTTCGCCCTCGGTTCCGCGCTGGCTGCGGCGGGCGGGGTGCTGGTCGGGGTGCTCTTTAACGCGGTTTCCTTCAACATGGGCCTCATGGCCGGTCTCAAGGCCTTCGCCGCCGCGGTCCTTGGCGGGATCGGCTCCATCCCCGGCGCAATGTTGGGCGGCCTGCTGCTCGGCGTCTCCGAGGTCTTCGGCGTAGCCATCGGCTACTCTTCCTACCGTGACGCGATCGCCTTCACCATCCTGGTGCTGGTCCTCCTTGTCAAGCCGACCGGCCTGCTCGGACAAAAAATTACAAAGAAGGTATAG
- a CDS encoding branched-chain amino acid ABC transporter permease, giving the protein MADFLNSLVGSIDPYMLQILVNVGIAIVLALGLNVITGLTGQLSLGHAAFMSIGAFTSAMVTIKTGLPFFANLAVTGVVTAIVAAIIGFPILRLTGDYLAICTLGFAEIVKVFFLNFEPTNKALGLTVPPAKTAIPMPIYVWVVAILAIVLVTFVQSSRFGRALKAIREDEIAADAMGINTARYKIQAFALGSFMAGIGGGLYAHFLSYINPSDFGFLKSVDILSMVVLGGLGSVPGSVIGASVLASAPEFLRFMSQYRMLVYGALLVFLMVFRPNGLLGGVNLTDLLLRAIGKKPASKG; this is encoded by the coding sequence ATGGCAGACTTCCTGAACAGCCTGGTCGGCTCAATCGACCCGTACATGTTGCAGATCCTCGTCAACGTCGGCATCGCTATCGTGCTGGCGCTGGGGCTCAACGTCATCACCGGCCTTACCGGGCAGCTGTCCCTGGGGCACGCCGCCTTCATGAGCATTGGTGCCTTCACGAGCGCCATGGTCACCATCAAGACCGGCCTTCCCTTCTTCGCCAACCTGGCCGTCACCGGTGTGGTGACCGCGATCGTCGCCGCCATTATCGGCTTCCCGATCCTGAGGCTTACCGGCGATTACCTTGCCATCTGCACCTTGGGCTTCGCCGAGATCGTCAAGGTTTTCTTCCTGAACTTCGAGCCGACCAACAAGGCGCTCGGTCTCACCGTTCCTCCCGCCAAGACCGCCATCCCGATGCCGATCTACGTCTGGGTCGTCGCGATTCTCGCCATCGTCCTGGTGACCTTCGTGCAGAGTTCTCGCTTCGGACGCGCGCTGAAGGCTATCCGCGAGGACGAGATCGCCGCCGACGCCATGGGCATCAATACGGCACGTTACAAGATCCAGGCTTTCGCCCTCGGCTCCTTCATGGCCGGTATCGGCGGCGGCCTTTACGCCCACTTCCTGAGCTACATCAACCCCTCGGACTTCGGCTTCCTCAAGTCCGTCGACATCCTGTCCATGGTCGTTCTGGGCGGGCTCGGGTCGGTCCCCGGCTCGGTGATCGGTGCCTCGGTTCTCGCCTCGGCGCCTGAATTCCTCCGCTTCATGTCGCAGTACCGCATGCTGGTCTACGGCGCGCTTCTCGTGTTCCTCATGGTTTTCCGTCCCAACGGGCTTCTGGGCGGCGTGAACCTGACCGACCTTTTACTGCGCGCCATCGGAAAGAAGCCGGCCAGCAAGGGCTAG
- a CDS encoding ABC transporter ATP-binding protein, protein MSILKLDNVTIRFGGLVAVDKVNLEVEKGSIMALIGPNGAGKSTMFNLITGIYTPTEGQISFMGESISGKPPFKIAGSGIGRTFQNIRLFTQLTVLENVLIGAHTQGTFDLTGATLKFLPWVRRQEAELKELAMACLKQVDLTHKAYELAGNLPYGEQRRLEIARALAIKPQIILLDEPAAGMNPQEKLVLAEMVKAISKTGVTVFLVEHDMKFVMGISDRIAVLDYGVKIAEGTPEEIRKNPKVIEAYLGKGAADA, encoded by the coding sequence ATGTCCATTCTTAAACTCGATAACGTCACCATCCGCTTCGGCGGCCTGGTCGCCGTAGACAAGGTAAACCTCGAGGTCGAGAAGGGGAGCATCATGGCCCTGATCGGACCGAACGGTGCCGGCAAGAGCACCATGTTCAACCTGATCACCGGCATCTACACCCCGACCGAAGGGCAGATCTCCTTCATGGGCGAGAGCATCTCGGGAAAGCCACCTTTCAAGATCGCCGGTTCCGGCATCGGCAGGACCTTCCAGAACATCAGGCTCTTCACCCAGCTCACCGTGCTGGAGAACGTCCTGATCGGCGCCCACACCCAGGGTACCTTCGACCTGACCGGCGCCACGCTTAAGTTCCTGCCTTGGGTCCGCCGCCAGGAGGCTGAGCTGAAGGAACTAGCGATGGCCTGCCTGAAGCAGGTGGATCTGACCCACAAGGCGTACGAACTGGCCGGCAACCTGCCGTACGGCGAGCAGCGCCGTCTCGAGATCGCCCGCGCACTCGCCATCAAGCCGCAGATCATCCTCCTGGACGAGCCGGCCGCCGGCATGAACCCGCAGGAGAAACTGGTCCTTGCCGAGATGGTGAAGGCCATCAGCAAGACCGGCGTCACCGTCTTCCTGGTCGAGCACGACATGAAGTTCGTCATGGGGATCTCGGACCGCATCGCCGTCCTTGACTACGGGGTTAAGATCGCCGAGGGGACTCCGGAGGAAATCCGGAAGAATCCGAAGGTCATCGAGGCGTATCTCGGCAAAGGAGCAGCGGATGCTTAA
- the htpX gene encoding zinc metalloprotease HtpX, protein MQRLKTTFLLALLTVLMVTMGNAMGGRSGMVTAFVIALGMNFFSYWFSDKIVLRMYGAQEIGEHDHPTFYNLVRNLAMRAGLPMPKVYIIPSDSPNAFATGRNPQNAAVAATEGILRILSPEELEGVMAHELAHVQNRDILVGTIAATFAGAISMIGNMLQWGAMFGAGRGDEEDGGGIAGLVGSLAMAIIAPIAAMLIQMAVSRSREYLADATGAEICGRPLVLASALRKLHMASHQLPMQEASPATAHMFIVNPLTGGGLMELFSTHPPMEERIARLEQMAVRR, encoded by the coding sequence ATGCAAAGACTCAAAACGACATTTCTGCTGGCTCTTCTCACCGTTCTCATGGTGACCATGGGTAACGCCATGGGCGGGCGGTCCGGCATGGTCACCGCCTTCGTCATCGCCCTTGGCATGAACTTCTTCTCCTACTGGTTCTCGGACAAGATCGTGCTGCGCATGTACGGCGCCCAGGAGATCGGCGAGCACGACCACCCGACCTTCTACAACCTAGTGCGTAACCTCGCCATGCGCGCAGGGCTCCCCATGCCGAAGGTGTACATCATACCTTCCGACAGTCCCAACGCCTTCGCGACCGGCCGTAACCCGCAGAACGCTGCCGTTGCCGCTACGGAAGGGATCCTGCGCATCCTTTCACCGGAGGAACTTGAAGGGGTAATGGCGCACGAACTCGCCCACGTGCAAAACCGGGACATCCTGGTCGGCACCATCGCCGCCACCTTCGCAGGCGCCATTTCCATGATCGGCAACATGTTGCAGTGGGGCGCCATGTTCGGAGCAGGCCGCGGCGATGAAGAGGACGGCGGCGGTATCGCCGGACTGGTCGGGTCGCTCGCGATGGCGATCATCGCCCCGATCGCCGCGATGCTCATTCAGATGGCCGTCTCGAGGTCGCGCGAGTATCTTGCCGACGCCACCGGCGCCGAGATCTGCGGCCGTCCTCTTGTGCTCGCCTCGGCCTTGAGGAAACTGCATATGGCTTCGCACCAGCTCCCGATGCAGGAGGCGAGTCCCGCGACGGCGCACATGTTCATAGTGAACCCGCTTACCGGCGGCGGCTTGATGGAACTCTTCTCCACGCATCCTCCGATGGAGGAGCGCATCGCGCGCCTCGAGCAGATGGCGGTAAGGCGTTAA